In Juglans regia cultivar Chandler chromosome 13, Walnut 2.0, whole genome shotgun sequence, the DNA window TGATATTTGTTGATACATTATGAGTGCTGCACCCACGCTTGTATGATAGTGATAGTGACGTTTAAGATGTACCCTAGCCCTGTTTTCATAGTTCTTTTTTACATGGCTTCTAAGAGCAGTTCCTTTTCTTGCACTCTTTTTTATGAATCAAATCTTGTCATGTCAGCAATGTTGAAGGTGTCGTCATACATGCTGACTCTGCAGATGATTCTAATAATTTCTTAAGCAAAAGGCAACTTATGAGTTTTATTAACCTTATAATTCTATGTTTTACTTCCCTTTTTCCCAGCATAACGTTGTATGATTGGAACATGTAAAAGTAGGAGACTAGAGTCCACATCATGTTGACTCAATTGTAATTTGTATCCTTGTGGGTGATATGaaaagtagatatatatatatatatatatatatatatatatataaagtcaagTATAAACACACCTATCGGATTTGTTGCTATTTTAAAAGAAGTCATTGGTCAAGACCCGAAATGATAGTTTATGTGGAAAGTTTTCACATCGGTAGCGTGATAATTGTCGAGTGTATTGGTAAAAGgcattgcaaatatatattttcttctatgGACTCGGCAAAAAGATGAGACTTGGAAATACATGTTAATGGAAAAGTGAAGAACCTCTAATTAGCCTTAAGCATTCCCTTATACTAACCGCAACTGTAAAAATGATAAcgataataatataatataaaagaatccCGACATAGCCGTTGGCGTTATAAAACAAAATGCGAGACCAAAggtgaaatagaagagaatagAAATAAAGGAATGTGACCGTTACATTCCTGATTCTCCGCGTATTCAAAATCCACCCATAAACTTCACCGTTCAAAAACGGAGAGCAGGGCCAGTTTGCCTCTATACGCTAGTGTCAAAATGGTAGGAGAAGAACAGCAACAACCTGAAATGGCCGAAGAGCTACTGCAACAGCTCAGATCCAAAGCAACGGAGCTGCTACTCAGAGAAGAATGGAAAGAGGCCGTACTTGCCTATTCTCAGTTCATCAATCTCTGCCAAGACCAAATCTCAGTGACCCGACAGCACCCAGACCCAGATAACCTCCCCAAGCTCCACAAATCCCTCTGCTTAGCCCTTTCCAACCGAGCCGAAGCGCGGTCCAGGCTGCGAGAATTTGCCGAAGCTTTGAAAGATTGTGATCAAGCATTAGAAATTGGGAGTGCCCATTTCAAGACCCTGCTCTGCAAAGGTAAGATTCTGCTAAATCTGAATAGGTATTCAATGGCTTTGGACTGCTTCAAGACTGCTCTGCTCGATCCTCACGCAAGTGGAAACGCTGAAAGCCTTAATGGGTATTTGGAGAAGTGCAAAAGGCTCGAGTTTCTCTCTAGGACTGGAGCTTTTGATCTATCGGATTGGGTTGTCAATGGGTACCGAGGAAAGTCTCCGGAACTCGCTGAGTACATTGGTCCGGCGCAGATAAGGAAATCTGCTATTAGTGGACGTGGACTATTTGCAACAAAGAATGTCGATGCCGGGACTTTGGTGTTTGTCACCAAAGCAATTGCCACGGAGAGGGGTATTTTGCCTAGCGAAGATTCAGGCGAGAATGCCCAGTTGGTCATGtggaagaattttattgatagagTTACCGGCTCCATCACAAAGTGTCCTAGAACCCATAATTTGGTTAGTACATTGTCGATCAGCGAAGATGAGGACGGGCTACAGGTTCCGGATACAAATCTCTTTAGACCAGAGGCGGAGGAGACTAGTCATTCTAATGAGAAGCTTGATATGGGTAGGATTTTAAACATCTTGGACGTGAATTCTCTGGTTGAAGATGCGGTTTCAGCCAAAGTGTTGGGGAAGAATAGTGATTATTATGGTGTTGGACTATGGGTACTGGCTTCATTCATTAACCATTCATGTAATCCTAATGCAAGGCGTTTGCATGTGGGGGATTATGTGATGGTTCATGCCTCAAGAGATGTCAAGGCAGGTGAAGAGTTTACGTTTGGGTATTATGATGCGCTTTCGCCATTGGGCAAGCGCAAGGAAATGTCAAAGACATGGGGTTTTCAGTGCAATTGCAAGCGGTGCAAGTTTGAGGAGGAAATGTGGGGAAAACAAGAGATCAGAGAGATTGAAATGGGTCTTGAAAGAGGGATGGATATGGGTGGTGCAGTCTACAGGTTAGAGGAAGGTATGAGGAGATGGGTGGTGAGGGGGATGGAGAAGGGCTACTTGCGGGCATCCTTCTGGTCTGCATATTCTGAGACCTATGGTTCAGAAAAGTCCATGAAGCGGTGGGGAAGGCGGATTCCGACCATGGATGCGGTGGTGGATAGTGTCCTGGAAGTAGTCGGAAGTGATGAGAGGTTAGTGAAGGTGCTGCTTGAAGGATCGAAGAAAACTAATGGGTCGGCGGACATGGAGAGGGGTTTGAAGTTGGGAAGAGGAGTTTACGGAAAGGCGGTTAAGAAACAAGCATTAAGGGCTCTACTCGAGCTTGGCTTTCATTAGCATTGGTctcatcttttttaattttattaactaaaagaagtttcttttgtttttcttttctgccAACTATTACTATTTAGTTGCTTTAGTCAGAAAACACTTCCGAGTTgtaattttgttgtattttttttttttttttattggtatcgAGTCCTCGACCAATGATCACTTGGCATATTTTATGTTGCCAAGTAAAGTTCCTTTAGAGACGCCTCAAACTTTACATGAATCGCTCGACTCTAGTTTGATTGGTCAAGAAAACCATCGTGCCAATCAAAGAAAAAACCCCATAAAATCCTCTGCCAAGATATGCTTTTTAAACCCGAAGTCGACTAAAATTGATCCATGATACTTGGATGTGTTCTAGTATGCTTAAAACAGACGAGACCAAACCCCGCTCTCATTGTTGCTAGGAACATGGAGA includes these proteins:
- the LOC109013001 gene encoding uncharacterized protein LOC109013001, with translation MVGEEQQQPEMAEELLQQLRSKATELLLREEWKEAVLAYSQFINLCQDQISVTRQHPDPDNLPKLHKSLCLALSNRAEARSRLREFAEALKDCDQALEIGSAHFKTLLCKGKILLNLNRYSMALDCFKTALLDPHASGNAESLNGYLEKCKRLEFLSRTGAFDLSDWVVNGYRGKSPELAEYIGPAQIRKSAISGRGLFATKNVDAGTLVFVTKAIATERGILPSEDSGENAQLVMWKNFIDRVTGSITKCPRTHNLVSTLSISEDEDGLQVPDTNLFRPEAEETSHSNEKLDMGRILNILDVNSLVEDAVSAKVLGKNSDYYGVGLWVLASFINHSCNPNARRLHVGDYVMVHASRDVKAGEEFTFGYYDALSPLGKRKEMSKTWGFQCNCKRCKFEEEMWGKQEIREIEMGLERGMDMGGAVYRLEEGMRRWVVRGMEKGYLRASFWSAYSETYGSEKSMKRWGRRIPTMDAVVDSVLEVVGSDERLVKVLLEGSKKTNGSADMERGLKLGRGVYGKAVKKQALRALLELGFH